gaacaccctgaattgaaggccagccaatcacagggcacaaggagacaaaggacaaccattcacgctcacactcatacctaggggcaatttagagtgtttaaccaccctaccatgcatttttttcgggATATGGGGGGAAACAGaagtacccggagtaaacccacacaagcccgggaagaatatgcaaattccacacagtgaggaccgacctgggattgaactctcgaccccagatctgtgaggccaacgtgctaaccactcgctctcTTTCGTTTTATATACACTACATACACATCTCTTCATCCTTTGTTGTGATGATTTGTACTCGGAGATACACTCTATTTAGAGATCAAACCTGATGTTATCATTAATCTGTAaacctttgatttttttaagattGACTGTAATCAAATATTTGcgattatctgtttgttttatATGACACCAAGCAgtttaatatttcaattaaatagcaataaacaaacaaaaaatgattgaatttaatTGGATTACTGTATGCAAGTGGTAGGCTTTGCATTCATTGAGGATTTCTCCTTGCAAAAGAAAACTATTTTTCAACATTCTAGTGTGATAGAGCAATGCTCAAGTATACAGTTTGGATTTTATATTGATGTATTTATCTTTTCCAAGGCCAATTCAACTTTTGAGGGTAAGATAGGGTTAGTAATGTATGATGTGTGTGACACACACTAATGTTTTCTTTTAGTTTGATTCTTAGAGCAGGAAAGGGTGTAAACTGATGCAATCTTTGCCTGTTTACAAATGCGCATCCCCTGACaccaaatttggtcaaatgaTTTAAGTTAATTGTCTGGGTGAAATGAACACAAAGTTTATTCTTATAAACACATGCTGACTCCAGTACATTACCAAGGAAAAGAAAGATAATTGAGCATGTTTGTGCTTATTTATTAAGCGGAGTTATTAGACCTCCTGCTCTGTCATTTACAGTAGTTGACACAGTTTTAAAATGCTCATAaagctttatttgtttttgttgttgttgtctatttgtttgcatgtaacaaaaaaatgtgaaatgtgggGGAGGAAAAGATAGGTATgaaatgacattcattcattttctgaaccgcttattctcacaagtgtcgtggggggtgctggagcctatcccagctgacttcaggcaggatacaggggacaccctgaattggtggccagccaatcacagggctcgaggaaatggacaaccattcacgctcaatttcatacctaagggcaatttagagtgtccaactagtttaccatgaatgttttgggaatgtgggaggaaaccggagtacccagagtaaATCCACACAAGcatggagagaacatgcaaactccacccagcagggccgacctgggatcgaacccaggaccctagtaCTGAACTGCTCATCCATCGGACCGTCctgaaataatttattaataagTTCATGTAACAATTCAGGCCACATGGTGGTGGGTTATCTTGatcatacaattttttttttagaaacataTATATAGTGCTATTATAACCATTATACTGCGTGGTACacgatcgattggtcgccggtcttttggtcgccgatcttttggtcgccggtcttttggtcgcccggaaggtaagtgataattaccatttaaattgttgctcaaattccctaaatacaaactgcgaattactatttagtcatacttaatgccctatccattattaagctaaagaaaagctccaaatttcccggacttttattgttttttgttggagaactggttaagaccctgactgatgtattcttaaagggacaacgcatgtacatacacactaatacactcacacgtcggctcagtgaaactgctcatggccattgttggcttttattgatgcgtagaccgtgttgttttaccttgttttgtcgccaatcttttggtcgtcggtcttttggtcgccggtcttttggtcacccgttgtcgcggtcggggcgaccaaaagaccggcgaccaaaagacgcgaccaaaagaccggagaccaatcgaccgcacacgatactGGGTCATATCTGTGTCAAAGTTCATCGCATTCAAATGTCTTGTTTTCTTCTATTTGCAGGCTCATCAGATAAAGGAGCGGACTTCCCACCAGATGGTACCGGTGGAGACCTCTTGTGCGTCAGCAACCACATAAATAGAGGCTGCAGACCAACGCCCACCTTACTCTCTCAACAAGCATCCACAAGTGTCCGTGCAAGGCCTCCCAATtaactttgttttcttttttgttcatTGTGCTTCTTGCATCCTGCTTACTCTCGGATGTCATGGCCAGCTCACCACTGCAGCTGCTCGGTTTCTTCCTGGCACTGATCGGCGTGGCCACCACAGTGACCGCCACCGTCATGGTGGAATGGAAGACGCACGGACACTCGCATCGCATCATTGAAGGACTGTGGATGACCTGCAGCGTCGGACACAGGACCACCTGCGAAGTTCACGATTCTCTCCTCAAACTGTCAGGTAAGGCAGACGGACGCGTTTGTAGATTTGAAAGTTTGACAGTATCGGTCGGAAAGTAACTGAAGCAAGTAATGACTTTGAGTAATGGCCACACATGAACATAGAAaggcaattcattcatttgggACCACTCCCAGATCAGGTCCAGATAACCAGGGCAATTCTGCTGGTGAGCATCTTCCTGTCCACCGTGGGGTTGATGATCGCCACTATCGGAATGAAGTGCACCCGCTTTATGGAAGGCAAACCCAACGCCAAGGGTGCAGTGGCTAGGATTGGAGGGATTATGTTCATGGTTGCAGGTATGAATTCTAAATTAATATACTTAATATTTTAGACACTTCAGCTCAGGAATTGTGAGGGAAACTTTTTTCCATGTGTTTTCCTGTTTTACGttaggttttgttttgtatGATGCCACCATAGAGTCATTCATATAGCAATGTTTACAGTATTTCAAGTCAGGTGTATTTACAGTACTTAGTCGTCATCTTCATAGGcactcaatatttttttaaaaatcaatgccatttcatgcCATTTCCAATAAGACTAGAATGGTAGCCATTTTTGAGTAGTTTTACTGATCATAGAAGGTCCACAGAGTATTGTGTTCTGTTGTGATATGTACACTAAATCTACCCAATAAAGAAAACACACTCCTGTCTTTTACTACGATAAAAAGTTTGATTCTAAAGTTTGAGTTTCATTTGTACCCAGCAGGAGAAAATAagcatgttatatatatatatatatatatatatatatatatatatatatatatatatatatatatatatatatatatatatatatatatatatgtatgtatgttgctCATGTTATACTGTctaatatacaaatataaaatgtgattttatatATCTTGTGCTTGTCACATACATACCTCTGCTAAATATCACAACACTATGCTGCCAAATTCATACAGATACATCATATCATATGgtccaatgcaaaaaaaattcaatttctcCCACTTGTAGCCTGTTTATAAAATATGTGTGCACTTTTGAAGTTTGTCGTTAAAGGAATAATCTTAAAATTCTTCCTATTTGTTGACTTATTTCCTAATTTTCACTAAGGCATTGAAGTTTGGCTGACTGGGAGAGATGGTTGGCATGTTTTCACAGCATTTATTCTTGTGCAGGCATAATGACGTTAATCATAACATCCTGGTATGTCAAGAAGATCATTTCCGACTTCCACCATGACCATCATCTCCACCGGTGAGCCCTCGATCTCTCTGACCAACACACATATATTGCTTCCAAGAATCCCTCCTGAATAAAATCTTGTTTAAATTGGGGCATCACCTGTCCTTAATATGCAGCTTTGAGTTTGGAACTGCGGTGTTTGTCAGCTGGGCTGGCGGTCTCCTCACGACATTTGGTGGAGCTTTCCTGATCTGTCAGAAGTGCTCAAGGTCATCTTCGACCAGGTCTATCAACTCCAATCGCCTCCTGCAAAACAACAAGTCCAACAGTAACTATGTTTAATCAGGAAAAAATTCATATGATCGTGACCATCGTCTCAAAACGACTTATACATACTTTGCACTGATTATTTTATTAACAATAAACCTGTACATAGGAATTCAAAATGCCTTGATAATCAAAGAATGGCCTCAGAGTAGTTTAATTTTAGTTTAGTTTCATCACGCAGCGGTTTACAGTTCATTATAATGTAGATTACAGattaaaatatcatttaaaggttaaaaaaagttgttttttactttaaatagAGGTTCCTATTGGTATTATTGTTTTGGTGTCAGGACAAATTGAAAATTATTTCCTGTCACCTAACAGAATGCGTTCAACTTTGAAGGTTTTACTTCCCACTGTGGCTTCCTAAATGAACTatttacttttatatttttgttctgtcttttgtttttgtgatttCATTCTATGACTATGTTTGTGTACAgtattttataagaaaaataaaattgtgtgTCCATACAGTTAGAGTTCACTGACAGAGCAGTGTAATTTATTTGACAGGGAGTGGCAATTTCCGGAAAAGATGTCCTTGCACAAAATTTGGCAATTAGTAGAGACATGAGACATGCATGTGGCAAAACATCAGATTGGACAGAGAGATTAGATGGTGCTGGGGGCAAGGGGGTTAGAGGTTTACTCATCAGCGGAAGTGTGACAATCTAATCTCTAATGCAAAAGATTTTTCTGTGAAGTTACATTCCTTCCTGGTACAAAGGAATGCTGTATCAAAACCAATAGTTGCTCCCGTGTTGCTGTTTCTATTGATGTGGGTCTTTCAGAAATATTTCTTTCTGGACAATACTGAAATCTTAACAAATAGCTATTTATTTAAGACAACAGCAACAATTGATAAAGCCAATTAGAACTCTTGTTTCGGATTGCCATTATAGTTTTGGAATGTCTCAACACTGGAATCATTTCCACAGAAGCATTTAATTTGCTATTTAATAAGTGTCTTACGTAGATGTCTTGGCGCATCCCAAATAGTATGCAAAGATGCCTCCAAGGAAGTTTTTTAAGTGTCTTGACCTTTCAGCAATTGATGATGGAGAAATGAATAGCTCTTTACATGAGTTGAGAAGAGGAGAAGCTGTTATATATAGCAAATAATTCACTTAAATTAACTTGAGCGCACTGTTCTTGGGTCCATTAAAGCAACTACATACTCAGTACAGGTTAGAATgactagggtcgcgaggggtgccggagcctatcccagttgactttgggccagaggcgggggacaccctggtggccagccaatagcaggaacattttttttaactgaaattaATGAAAGGTTAACAtttcagtggaaaaaaaacttccaatTTGTGAatccacaataataataataataatccaataaactttttttctgaaccccttatcctcacaagggtcatatatagtgtatatatatatatatatatatatatatatatatatatatatatatatatttaatggaCAAAAAGTCACTTTTGCTGTACAACTCTTGAAAAGCTATCCACAGTAGTGACCACCCTCTCTAATAGGGTTAAAAATACTCTCCAACAAAATAGCTCAAAAAGACACGTAGTAAAGAAAATATGCCTGCAGTTAGAATATTCAGCCACTAGATGGAGACTATTTACTTCAAATGAAAGAACTAAGAATCGCCGAAGAAGTCTACAAGAGTAAGGTAACAGTACGCGATAAAGTTGGTCAAATGAATCAATGGTATGGATTTATATTGCTCAATAGGATCATCTGTAATGTAAATGTGAGTATTTCTTTGGATAAATACTGTGCTATTTGTTGGAGGGGACCGTTAAGATTCCTCGAAGACCCCCAGTGGAAAAAGAGCAGCCTGTAATTGTTGTCCATTCATTTGAAGGAGGAGGAGTCACCGGAGCCGAATAGGGGGGCCCCGGCCCCTGCCCCTACCCCTGCCCCGGCCTCTGCCGCGGCCCCGGCCACAACACAAATGATCTTCCCCGGCTGAAACAGCTTTTAATCGCAAGGTCCTCCACCCCCAGCATGCTGCGCGACATCTCCGGAGTATTTAAATGGACACCAAGTCGAGGTTGACATCCTTGTGTTGACTGACAGCCAGCCTCAGTCGCGACTGCACTCTTCCCTCAGGATGGACGCCAACTTTTTAGCCGTCTTGTCCGCTGTCCTGCTCGCCTCCGTCCCCCCGTCCGCGTCCTCCCTGGAGCCTTACGACCTGTTGTACGACGAGGCGGTGCGGTCGTTCTACAGCGGCGACTACAGCGGCGTGGTGCGCTCCATGGAGGGGGCGCTGGCCAGCTATGCCGGCGTGCGGCGCACCAGGGTCCGATGCCGGCTGAAGTGTCAGGACCAGCATCCGTTCGGGGACCCCGTCTCCGAACTGGGCTTCTTCGATGTGGTGCTCCGCAGAGCGGCGTGCATAGACGCCTGCATGGAGGAAAACATCGGTGTGCAGTCGAGGCATATGATCAGCGAGGATGTGGTGCACGATTTCAATAGAAGGACCCCCTACAACTATCTCCAGCTGGCTTATCTCAAGGTAAGAACTGGTCTTTGGTCAGTGAGGGGGAGGGCGTGTGGGGGTGCTGTGAAGGGCTCTTGTGAATGGGCTGCATTGTTGTCCACTCAGCAGGGTTAGTTTGTGTCCCTGCTGTTTCCTCCTTCTCATCACAAGTTGCTGCTAGGCAACGTGATGGACAATGCAGTCAGCTGATTGTAGGAGAGTTTACAGCAGAGGTGGCAAAATGGATTTACAAACTTAAGTTTAAAATTTggttcatcttaaaaaaatacatttaaaaaaagcccagTCCATTTTCAACCTATACGTGATCCATTCTGCCCTTCACAATCAATAGTCTTACATAAAGTGATGTATACTATACTACAATGAAATTCAGCTGATAGTTGGTGACAGTTATTAGTATGAGTGGTTATCACGCCCGCCTTacagttctaagatcgagggttcgatcccaggtccggaccttcctgtggggagtttgcatgtgttgcttgtgtgggttttctccaggttccccggtttcctcccatatcccaaaaacgtgcatggtaggctggtttcaATTGGCTGgacagcaattcagggtgttccccacctggtgcccatacatAGCAAGGAAAGGCTTTAGCAACCCCCGTGACACTTTGgagaataagcggtacagaaaatgaatgaaaatattccaAATTCATCCCTTTTTACCAGTATTTTCCTATTCtatgattgaaatgtcaaaattgAAATTTCTATACTAATGATGGTATCACAGGTACAATAAATCAGATAAATCCCTATAAATGGTCCTCGTAGCCTACCAAATGCATTATCCTCCATTTGGATTCCGTAAACTTTCACCATTTTAAATGGAGCACTGAGCTCAACATTCACAATTTAGGAGGTCCAATACAAGGTATATGTGTTTGAATTTTGCTTGCATTACTTCTGTGTGCTTATTGACCATTGTTCACATAATCTGATTTCCTCCCAAGTAGCACAAACCTgcatgtcatttaaaaacagtTACAAAACCCAGTCTTATCGGGGTTATCATTTTTGCCTTGCAAATAAGGTTTTAGGTTGTATTTAGTTTTCAGCCCTGTCTATGTAACAATAAATAGGGAGAGAGAGTTCACTTACAGATCCCTATTTAAATTTTTTAGCTCACAAATAACCTACACTTGGTTTTGCAATTTCACAAATCATGGGTTAAAAGGAGTTACCAAAccttattatttaaataaatgcaaCTAAGAATGTCGTTCTGATTTCCTTACGTAATGCTTAAAAACAAtcaacaaaaatcaataaaatgtcaTTGTTCACTCCCCCATGTTCAATTGAACCATTAGATTCCAATTGCATTAGTTAATCCTTCATCTGCTGTTTAGATCTTGTCTCTAATACCAGTCCATAATGAAATGTTAACCTCAGATCCTCTGACCCTCCACTTTCCATATTATCATCTATTTGGAGCTCAGATGAGACACTGGCGGTCTCCGCTCATGAAGAACTGTGAGCTAGTCATCTGGCAGAGCTTGCCCAGTGATGACACATGGCTTCCATGATCACAAGATGTGGGGAAGTTGTTTGACACTGAGCCGTCTGTTTTGGACATTTCCTTTTGAATCAGCAGTCTGAACGGGTTCATTCCTAAAGTGCTAATCAATTAGACATCCCCTTTCATCTGTTTTGACCATCTGAAATTCTCAAGAAGCAACCACAACACCCCTCAGGCATATGTTTATAAAAGTTCCAGAGCGGGACGCTGcgataaattcattttaaatcataGCCAGGACTGTCAAAATCACTGCCGATGGACTACCAGGTGAGGAAATGGAAAGGCGGGCGGTCGGTCCGTGTGCACGTGCTGTCTTCATCTTCGACATGTTCAAATGCGATGTGCACATTTTTGGGCTCTCGTGTGCTTTGGAGGCACTTggtgtttttcaaaataaataaaattccttCAGGGTTCGGCGTTCCGCCTTTGCACGTCTCGCGTCAGTATAATGCAGCCCTTTTGGGCCCGTTGGAAGGGGCTTCCACAGGCTCTGACTGTTCTGCTCCCTCAGTGCTGTGTACATCCTCGCCTCGCCCATCATTTAGTGCtcgcaaatattttattttcctgtTGTGGTCTGTTtgcttttctttaaaatgagTGGCAGGCTGTAGCTGTGACCGGGCTGTGACAGGGGTCTGTGGAACTGACCACGAAGGATAAAAAAGCCAGAGTCTCAAAGCTCCTGATTTTATCAACAGCTGCTGGGGTCTTAATCGAACACTGCTGTGTGTTGTTCGCAGTTTCATTTGATCCCAATGTATACTTACAAGTTCATTCCATgggtgagaaacacaaaaattccaCCAGTACTTGTATTTAACATACTACTCGGaaattattgttaaaaaaacatttatcttgTTTTTCAAAACACAGGCTTTAATTTTTGAACAAGCTCATGCATAAGATATCATTATGTTGCTATGGTTTGGTGACTAGTATTGATTGTACATCAATGTGGGGTTCTGATTGTTGATGTACTCAAAACAGAATGTATAAATTGGGGTTATGCAAAACTTTACCTTATTGCCGTTTTGATGCAAGAATCAGGCGTTGCTTACTTTATCACCTCTGTGTTCTTTTGTCTGGCTTTCAGCAGAATTAACCTAAAACCATCAACctgtttttcccctaaaaaaacttaATTAAATGATAGCATTAGTGTCTTATTTCTAtcaaagtagtttttttttttactaaaacatAACCAAAAGTGACTGAAGTACACAATTTATTCAGATTTTTGGTATATGTTCCTGATCACATCTCTATAATTTCTAGTATTGTAGCCAAAGCATGAGGGACAGTTTTATTGATCACATAAGTTATGTGCGGTAAATTGAGCCATGTTGTTTTTGTAGTATTCTTCCATAGAAAGAATGTAAGAGTTGACCCACGTATGGGCTGCCTTTAATGCTTGTGGGTGTTTTAGTAGTCATGTGATTCATACATAACCACTCAAGttaaatgttttgacttggctaCAGCTCAACAGGAATCTTAAGGATTGTGTACAGTTCTTTCAAGTATGTTACAACACCAAGGAGGGTCTTTATGTGCAAGTTGTGTGTGATTGATTGTTgtatttcattctttttcctACATGGACGATTGTAGAGAAACCAGTCTTTTCAGAGGGGGATCGCGATCAAAGGGCAGCTGCAATGATGATATTCTTCTCTGTAGTTGGAAAATGTGAGTTTTTTAGGCAGATTgagacattagattagattagattagaattttatatcatcccgtattcaggaaatttcttggttgcagtagcaagacagacacaagacacacaagacattgtagacctaggtaaaaactggagccacacacaggaagtccacaaggtggttcttgagtttttgtttgtttttgttttttaactgaaAACACCAATGGGTcagatggttgtttgtcaccaAGTGGGTTTGATCTGTTTGCTCTATTTAATGGCTCGTAAAAGAGTTTAAGTGGTTGCTTAATTAACTGGGAGCCTGAAAGGAAAGGAACGCCATCTTAGATTACATCTGAAGGCCTCTCTGATTTGTATTTTACCCAGACAGCCAGACAGTCTGGTACTTGGCCATGCAAAAGTCTCCTGCATGACTGGACTTGAGTGGGTAGCACACATTAGGAATGTGTGTGCCTACTGCTGCACACCACACCCATTTTGTTTATTCGCCTGCTACCTAATGAGTTATTGAAGAGGAATCGGTCTGTTGGGTTGATGAGTTGTATTTCTGCCATTAGGTTCGGGAGGAGGACTATAGGTTGAAATCAATGTCTCTTTTTAGAGTAATGAAAATTGATTCATATCCAAACGGACTTGCAGACCTCCATGGAAGACCTTAACATCCTGTAATTGAATGCCCAGAGCAGCTGGTCAAGCACGTTTTACATATACAGCACAGTATATAAATAtctatgtgtgggtgtgtctaTGTACACACAGATGTTCCTCTTGGGTTTATTGCACTGCGTTCAAGGTAATAAACACTGCAAACACAGGATTTGAGAGGATTTGTACTAATCTAGTTTTTTTTACTAACTTGGatgatttgtttgtttctcatcagtagaaagagaaaatatttctGAGTGTCCTGTTACTCCTGAACATTTCTTTCTAGCTTATAAATATTCGCACAATGAATACATGTCTGAAACTGTAGTAATAAATACACAGTGCCAATAGATTGTGAAGCTTCTGTGAACAAAAATACTCCTAATCACAAAAGCACTCCAATTTCTCAGCATTTGTAATTGATGTTATCTGAATTTGGACAGTTTTACTGTTGTCAGCATGTATGGTAAATGGTCTCAGAAACTTCCACTTCATACATTATACAAGATACTATCTGCTTGAACGACAGTCACCTGTGAGGTTGAAAATGAAGCTGTAAATCATGCCTACGTTTGTCGTGAGATGACGGCCTATCCATCATGTACTGAGAGCagcttgttttgcatttttgacCCCAAAACCTCCACCGTTTCTTCTGAAAATTCCCCCTAGGTTAGTTTTAAGGGGTTAGTCCATGTCTtgctatatactatatattttgcTGGGATAAGTTACTATGTGATTCAAATTATTATATGCATCCAAAAACCCAACCCTAAAAGAACCCACTGCTATAAATTATGTCATGTGATTTTGTAAGCGACCTGTAATAATAATTCCTTGTAGCTTTGTTGAACTCTTAGATTTCCAACTTTGACATGAACCCAGTGACCTTTTGATCTTTTCATTTGATCCAAGTAGTATTTTCCTTTGGGGAAACAGGTAGCGTGACACCTTACTTGGGGGTCACGAGAGACTGCCACTGACCCCGCCGCATTGTCTTCGCATCTGCTTTACATCACCACAAACTGCACCTAATGACATTTCTCAAAAGAGTTTGACCCTAGGAGCCATTGACTAAGCCTTATGTCATTTTGTGGATTTCTGGAGACCATATCATCTTCAGCCAATTAGAGACAGTCAAATTACGGCtctaaaaatgtcttttatggAGGTCCAATCAAAACACAGTAGCTTTTACTGGTCAAGCTGCTTCAATGCAGTGCATAATGATGATCAAATTTCCAAAGTAACCCCTTTAAAAGTAGCTCCAGAACGTGGTTTTATATCTAATGGCCTCCAGATATGATGGGATACGTTAAAGTATTAACCTTCAATCATCAGGCTCCTGTGCCAAAGATTTATTGCAGCGAACACTCCAAACAGGTCAAATGGAATTTAATATATCAAGAAAGAAAGTGAAGTTGGCTCtgtttgctcattttttttCGACAAACTGAACTGATTAACAGAGTGAAAAGTGAGACAGACAAATCACTCAAGATGGAAAATCCTTGACAGCTTTTGGGtccagtatgtttttttaagtccaAACAAATGAATCATGATGTTGTTAGGAATATTTTCTAAAAGTATAGctgcaatggaaaaaaaaatcactattgCGATCTCTTATACACAATTAGATGTCAAATAGGGGCCGCAAAATATTTTCCTGCCAGCTGCTATTGATTGGTcccaggcaatgttccctctaatttttcgttggtctgagcagaaagtgaacctccctgagcgcactgagtaccagtgtgagcgacatcatcggtactcggatgattcgcctaaagacgtttcgccgacggacgtttgacagacgggcaggtcaccgaatggacgttccgccgaacgttcattcggccgaacggaggtttcgccgaaaggggattcgcgcgctcgccccgcccccggatcgtgtgtgtacaagtttttcaacctcggcccgcgggccatatacggcccgttaggatttttaatccggcacgccgccggtgttgtccaaattatagtaaaaatcaatgttagtctaccatcaatggcagcccgggaataagcactattgggcgggcagatgtagcagaaccgagccgtaaaatgacagcaatcgggtcaaatccatcctaaaacagcatttaatgatgaaatacaaatactggagctctttggacattggaaccgagcccagggaagtgaattcctcggtaaaatgtcgtgatgatatcgcgatggaggcaaaaaaacgtctatatacgtccattcgccaaacggctcaaaatgctctcaaattcggtcaaatccagccaaaaacagcgtttaatgattaaatacaaatactggagctctttggacattagaaccgagcccagggaagtaaattcctcggtaaaatgtcgcgatgatgtcgtctCGATGTgtctctcaaattcggtcaaatccagctgaaaacagcgtttaatgattaaatacaaatactagtatttgtatttaatcattaaacgctgtttgaacgaacgttcattcggagacctgtccgtctgtcaaacgtccgtcggcgaaacgtctttaggcgaatcatccggtcacgacatcatcattgctcgctatgggcacaccagtatcacacctgccacaagcaggtgcatgtcaatgttccctctaatttttcatgtaaaacatgctgtaaaacacgaaaaacataagtggacagagctactgccactggctgccgcttaaacggcgccatcatgaagaaaggggtaaaaaaaaaaaaaaaaaaaaaaaaaaaaaaaaaaaaaaaaaaaaaaaaaaaaaaaaaaatccgttttttttttttactgcgcgccataggattgctgctgcgcagagaagacgagagtagtgcgcaattgcgcacgcgcgcagcttagagggaacagtggtccCAGGGCCACAAATTTAACACATTTGAA
Above is a genomic segment from Stigmatopora argus isolate UIUO_Sarg chromosome 8, RoL_Sarg_1.0, whole genome shotgun sequence containing:
- the LOC144079477 gene encoding claudin-19, coding for MASSPLQLLGFFLALIGVATTVTATVMVEWKTHGHSHRIIEGLWMTCSVGHRTTCEVHDSLLKLSDQVQITRAILLVSIFLSTVGLMIATIGMKCTRFMEGKPNAKGAVARIGGIMFMVAGIMTLIITSWYVKKIISDFHHDHHLHRFEFGTAVFVSWAGGLLTTFGGAFLICQKCSRSSSTRSINSNRLLQNNKSNSNYV